One window of the Zea mays cultivar B73 chromosome 3, Zm-B73-REFERENCE-NAM-5.0, whole genome shotgun sequence genome contains the following:
- the LOC100501507 gene encoding probable WRKY transcription factor 65: MSSAEDGYCSSDSPRAESPDEPQAGADAESPRAGAGLNKRERDLPASPSSPLPPAKRSRRSVEKRVVSVPLAECGDRPRGASGEGPPPSDSWAWRKYGQKPIKGSPYPRGYYRCSSSKGCPARKQVERSHADPTALLVTYTFEHNHEAPQPKTSGGSCCHQQGKPSARPPAPKPEPSVVLVQRDELGPEHELVETEVPEQEQETEPEEEHEPAEEGVPCLAGPEAAATLTVAPAAEEDESFDFGWFDQYPTWHRSALYAPLLPPEEWERELQGEDALFAGLGELPECAVVFGRRRELSLAATAPCS, translated from the exons ATGTCGTCGGCCGAGGACGGGTACTGCAGCTCGGATTCGCCGCGGGCGGAATCCCCCGACGAGCCGCAGGCGGGGGCGGACGCGGAGTCGCCGCGCGCCGGGGCCGGGCTGAACAAGCGCGAGCGCGACCTCCCCGCCTcgccgtcgtcgccgctgccgccAGCTAAGCGCAG CCGGAGATCGGTGGAGAAGCGGGTTGTGTCGGTGCCGCTGGCCGAGTGCGGGGACCGGCCCAGAGGGGCCAGCGGGGAGGGGCCGCCGCCGTCGGACTCGTGGGCGTGGCGCAAGTATGGGCAGAAGCCCATCAAGGGCTCCCCCTACCCACG GGGTTACTACCGCTGCAGCAGCTCCAAGGGGTGCCCAGCGAGGAAGCAGGTGGAGCGCAGCCACGCGGACCCCACCGCGCTGCTCGTCACCTACACCTTCGAGCACAATCACGAGGCGCCGCAGCCCAAGACCAGCGGCGGCAGCTGCTGCCACCAGCAAGGCAAGCCGTCCGCGCGGCCGCCGGCGCCGAAGCCTGAGCCGTCCGTGGTCCTGGTCCAGCGGGATGAGCTCGGCCCGGAGCACGAGCTGGTAGAAACAGAGGTgccggagcaggagcaggagacgGAGCCAGAAGAGGAGCACGAGCCGGCGGAAGAGGGCGTCCCATGTCTGGCCGGTCCGGAAGCGGCAGCAACCTTAACGGTGGCGCCGGCGGCCGAGGAGGACGAAAGCTTCGACTTTGGGTGGTTCGACCAGTACCCGACGTGGCACCGGTCGGCGCTGTACGCCCCTCTGCTGCCGCCGGAGGAGTGGGAGCGGGAGCTGCAGGGGGAGGACGCCCTGTTTGCGGGGCTCGGCGAGCTGCCCGAGTGCGCCGTCGTCTTCGGCCGCCGCCGCGAGCTCAGCCTGGCCGCCACCGCGCCGTGCTCCTGA